A window of the Helianthus annuus cultivar XRQ/B chromosome 4, HanXRQr2.0-SUNRISE, whole genome shotgun sequence genome harbors these coding sequences:
- the LOC110937308 gene encoding myosin-12 isoform X2 — protein MLCAAPPEDVKRFKLGDPRTFHYLNQTNCYEVANIDDGREYLETRNAMDVVGINQDEQDAIFRVVAAILHLGNVDFIKGKEFDSSKVKDEKSLYHLRTAAELLMCDAKALEQSLCERVIVTPDGNITKPLDPAAAVLSRDALAKTVYSRLFDWIVDKINNSIGQDPDAKSIIGVLDIYGFESFKVNSFEQLCINLTNEKLQQHFNQHVFKMEQEEYTKEEINWSYVEFVDNQDVLDLIEKKPGGIIALLDEACMFPKSTHETFAQKMYQTYKSHKRFSKPKLSRTNFTINHYAGDVTYQADQFLDKNKDYVVAEFQALLNNSKCSFVANLFPPLEDSSKQSKFSSIGTRFKQQLQSLMETLSTTEPHYIRCVKPNTVLKPGIFENDNVLNQLRCGGVLEAIRISCAGYPTKRAFDEFLERFGMLAPDVLDGSDEKSACVAICDRFGLKGYQIGKTKVFLRAGQMAELDTRRAEVLATAARRIQRQIRTYLTRKEFIILRKSTINMQKNWRARLARKLYDYLRKEAASIRIQKHTRGGAARTSYKLLQKSAIAIQTGLRAMAARDEFRRRRRNKAATILQTEWRRYHACSEYKNKKKATLTLQCLWRSKVARKELRMLKMAARDAGALREAKDKLEKRVEELTWRLDFEKHLRVDLEEAKGQEITKLQNALQEMQEKLEEAHNQIIHEKEAAKIAIEQAPPVIKEVPVVDNTKVEELENHNHELEDEIIELKKRVEEFEHKYNEVETESKNRFRELEESQAKISGLQETIERLDANLSNMESENQVLRQQALVASTNEELSEETELLKSKIKELESENEILRNRKVVVEQITTPMSTPEKLLPQLQHLDNGHETKDDFETPHVEQEKIKELDNGMLSPLTKQKSLTDRQQENHDVLIKCLLEDKRFDKTRPVSACIVYKTLVQWRSFEAEKTHIFDRIIHTIRASIEDNIKDLAYWLSTTSTLLFLLQSTIKASGSPYKSPHRNRASPSTLFGRMTQGFRTSPVGMGISSGYSGMEGKPNTQSKIEAKYPALLFKQHLTACVEKLYGMIRDSLKKEISPFLNSCIQAPRSTRVRPTRGASRNILSNIVAKQQASMIHWQSIVNSLDNTLGILSENYVPSIITRKIFSQVFSFIDVQFFNSLLLRRECCSFSNGEYVKSGLHELEQWCKKATDQFTGSSWDELQHIRQAVALLVSHQKTQKSMEEITNELCPALSVPQIYRIGTMFWDDKYGTQGLSKEVIGKMRALMAEDSVSMPNNSFLLDVDSSIPFSLEEISQSFLDVDLSDIDPPPLLRQRSDFHFLLQQID, from the exons ATGCTCTGTGCAGCACCCCCTGAG GATGTCAAGAGGTTTAAGTTAGGAGACCCGAGAACGTTTCATTATTTGAATCAGACTAATTGCTATGAAGTAGCGAATATAGACGATGGAAGAGAGTATTTGGAAACACGAAATGCTATGGATGTTGTCGGAATCAACCAGGATGAGCAG GATGCAATATTCCGTGTTGTAGCTGCGATTCTTCATCTCGGAAACGTTGACTTCATCAAGGGAAAGGAGTTTGATTCTTCCAAAGTGAAAGACGAAAAATCGCTCTATCATCTTCGTACAGCAGCCGAGCTACTCAT GTGTGATGCGAAAGCACTTGAACAATCATTATGTGAGCGTGTTATCGTAACTCCAGACGGAAATATTACAAAACCACTGGATCCAGCCGCTGCAGTCTTGAGTCGTGATGCATTGGCAAAAACAGTTTATTCCAGACTCTTTGATTG GATCGTGGACAAGATAAACAACTCAATTGGTCAAGATCCTGATGCAAAAAGCATAATTGGAGTTCTTGATATCTACGGCTTCGAAAGCTTCAAGGTTAACAG CTTTGAGCAGCTATGCATTAACCTAACAAATGAAAAGCTACAACAACATTTTAATCAG CATGTGTTCAAGATGGAGCAAGAAGAATATACCAAGGAGGAAATCAACTGGAGCTACGTAGAATTTGTAGATAATCAAGATGTTTTAGACCTAATTGAAAAG AAACCCGGGGGTATCATTGCTCTTCTTGATGAAGCATG TATGTTTCCGAAGTCAACACACGAGACATTCGCTCAGAAGATGTACCAGACGTATAAATCACACAAACGGTTTAGCAAGCCGAAACTTTCTAGAACGAACTTCACGATCAATCATTATGCAGGAGAT GTTACGTACCAAGCTGACCAATTCTTGGACAAGAACAAGGATTACGTTGTAGCGGAATTTCAAGCGTTGTTAAACAACTCGAAATGCTCGTTTGTAGCAAATCTTTTCCCGCCACTGGAGGATTCATCTAAGCAGTCAAAGTTCTCATCCATCGGTACTCGTTTTAAG CAACAACTACAATCTCTAATGGAAACTTTAAGCACAACAGAGCCACATTATATTAGATGCGTAAAGCCTAATACTGTTTTGAAGCCGGGAATATTCGAAAACGACAATGTTTTGAATCAATTACGATGTGGA gGTGTGCTAGAGGCAATTAGGATTAGTTGTGCTGGATATCCAACAAAACGAGCTTTCGATGAATTTCTCGAACGGTTTGGAATGTTGGCTCCCGATGTTCTagatgg GTCTGATGAGAAGTCAGCATGCGTAGCGATTTGCGATAGATTTGGACTAAAGGGTTATCAG ATAGGGAAAACGAAGGTTTTCCTTAGGGCGGGACAGATGGCGGAGTTAGACACAAGGAGAGCCGAGGTTCTAGCAACGGCTGCGAGAAGAATTCAACGGCAAATCCGAACGTATCTCACACGTAAAGAATTTATCATCCTTCGAAAGTCAACGATCAATATGCAAAAGAACTGGAGAG CAAGACTTGCACGTAAGCTGTATGATTACTTAAGGAAGGAAGCTGCGTCTATACGTATACAGAAACATACACGTGGAGGTGCGGCAAGAACATCGTACAAACTTTTACAAAAATCTGCGATAGCTATTCAAACTGGGCTTAGAGCAATGGCTGCGAGAGATGAGTTCAGACGAAGAAGAAGAAACAAAGCTGCGACTATACTTCAG ACTGAATGGAGGAGATATCATGCTTGTTCGGAGTATAAGAATAAGAAGAAAGCAACTCTTACGCTTCAATGTCTGTGGAGATCAAAGGTAGCGAGGAAAGAATTACGGATGTTAAAGATG GCTGCACGAGATGCAGGGGCCCTTAGAGAAGCTAAGGACAAGCTGGAGAAGCGCGTTGAGGAGCTAACATGGAGACTAGACTTTGAAAAGCATTTGAGG GTGGATCTTGAAGAAGCGAAGGGGCAAGAAATCACAAAGTTGCAGAATGCTTTGCAAGAAATGCAAGAAAAATTGGAAGAAGCGCACAATCAAATCATTCATGAGAAAGAAGCAGCGAAAATCGCTATTGAACAAGCTCCACCGGTAATCAAAGAAGTGCCGGTTGTTGATAATACTAAAGTGGAGGAATTGGAAAATCATAATCATGAATTGGAG GATGAAATTATAGAACTGAAGAAGAGAGTTGAGGAGTTTGAACACAAGTACAATGAAGTTGAAACCGAGAGCAAAAATAGATTTCGAGAGTTAGAAGAATCACAAGCTAAAATCTCGGGACTTCAAGAGACCATTGAAAG GTTAGATGCAAACTTGTCCAACATGGAATCGGAAAATCAGGTTTTGCGCCAACAAGCGTTGGTTGCTTCAACTAACGAGGAACTCAGTGAAGAAACTGAACT ACTCAAAAGCAAGATCAAAGAATTAGAGTCGGAGAATGAAATACTACGCAACCGAAAAGTAGTTGTGGAGCAAATAACCACCCCAATGAGCACACCTGAAAAGTTATTACCACAACTTCAG CATTTGGATAATGGTCATGAAACAAAGGATGATTTTGAAACACCACATGTGGAGCAAGAAAAGATAAAG GAGTTGGACAACGGTATGTTGTCACCTCTAACAAAACAAAAATCACTAACTGACAGACAACAG GAAAATCATGATGTTTTGATCAAATGTCTGCTGGAAGATAAGCGTTTCGACAAAACCAGACCTGTTTCCGCATGTATCGTGTACAAAACGTTAGTTCAGTGGAGATCTTTTGAGGCAGAGAAGACACATATATTTGATAGAATTATTCACACGATTCGAGCTTCTATAGAG GATAACATCAAAGATTTGGCGTATTGGTTATCGACAACTTCAACTCTTTTGTTCCTACTACAAAGTACAATAAAAGCAAGCGGTTCACCGTATAAATCTCCACACCGTAACCGCGCTTCACCCAGTACATTGTTTGGTCGAATGACACAA GGTTTCCGTACATCGCCTGTCGGAATGGGCATCTCTAGCGGGTATAGCGGAATGGAAGGAAAGCCAAACACACAATCGAAAATAGAGGCCAAGTATCCCGCGCTTTTGTTCAAGCAACATCTAACTGCTTGTGTGGAAAAACTGTACGGAATGATACGTGACAGCTTGAAGAAAGAAATAAGTCCATTCCTAAATTCATGTATTCAg GCACCGAGATCAACACGAGTGAGACCAACAAGAGGGGCATCGAGGAATATTCTTTCGAACATTGTGGCGAAACAACAGGCATCAATGATACACTGGCAAAGCATTGTCAACAGTTTGGATAACACTTTGGGAATTTTGTCTGAAAATTAT GTCCCTTCGATTATCACAAGGAAAATTTTCAGTCAGGTTTTCTCGTTCATAGATGTCCAGTTCTTTAATAG CTTACTGCTTCGTCGTGAATGCTGCTCGTTTAGTAATGGAGAATATGTTAAGTCTGGTTTGCATGAACTTGAACAGTGGTGCAAGAAAGCAACCGATCAG TTTACTGGATCATCATGGGATGAGTTACAACACATAAGACAGGCTGTTGCATTActg GTATCACACCAGAAAACTCAAAAGTCCATGGAGGAGATCACAAACGAACTCTGCCCG GCACTCAGTGTTCCACAAATATATCGTATCGGAACTATGTTTTGGGATGATAAATATGGAACCCAAGGGTTATCTAAAGAG GTAATCGGCAAGATGAGAGCGCTAATGGCAGAAGATTCAGTTAGCATGCCCAACAATTCTTTCTTGCTTGATGTGGATTCAAG CATACCATTCTCCTTGGAAGAAATATCTCAATCTTTCCTTGACGTCGATTTATCCGATATCGATCCACCACCGCTCCTGCGCCAGAGATCGGATTTCCATTTCCTGCTGCAGCAAATAGATTGA
- the LOC110937308 gene encoding myosin-12 isoform X1, whose protein sequence is MGTPVNIIVGSHVWVEDPELAWIDGEVIDIKGKDATIVTTNGKTIKADISNIYPKDTEAPAAGVDDMTKLAYLHEPGVLYNLATRFGLNEIYTYTGNILIAVNPFRRLPHLYDVHMMQQYKGAAFGELSPHLFAIADDCYRAMINEHGSQSILVSGESGAGKTETTKMLMRYLAFMGGRSGTEGRTVEQQVLESNPVLEAFGNAKTVKNNNSSRFGKFVEIQFDKQGKISGAAVRTYLLERSRVCQVSDPERNYHCFYMLCAAPPEDVKRFKLGDPRTFHYLNQTNCYEVANIDDGREYLETRNAMDVVGINQDEQDAIFRVVAAILHLGNVDFIKGKEFDSSKVKDEKSLYHLRTAAELLMCDAKALEQSLCERVIVTPDGNITKPLDPAAAVLSRDALAKTVYSRLFDWIVDKINNSIGQDPDAKSIIGVLDIYGFESFKVNSFEQLCINLTNEKLQQHFNQHVFKMEQEEYTKEEINWSYVEFVDNQDVLDLIEKKPGGIIALLDEACMFPKSTHETFAQKMYQTYKSHKRFSKPKLSRTNFTINHYAGDVTYQADQFLDKNKDYVVAEFQALLNNSKCSFVANLFPPLEDSSKQSKFSSIGTRFKQQLQSLMETLSTTEPHYIRCVKPNTVLKPGIFENDNVLNQLRCGGVLEAIRISCAGYPTKRAFDEFLERFGMLAPDVLDGSDEKSACVAICDRFGLKGYQIGKTKVFLRAGQMAELDTRRAEVLATAARRIQRQIRTYLTRKEFIILRKSTINMQKNWRARLARKLYDYLRKEAASIRIQKHTRGGAARTSYKLLQKSAIAIQTGLRAMAARDEFRRRRRNKAATILQTEWRRYHACSEYKNKKKATLTLQCLWRSKVARKELRMLKMAARDAGALREAKDKLEKRVEELTWRLDFEKHLRVDLEEAKGQEITKLQNALQEMQEKLEEAHNQIIHEKEAAKIAIEQAPPVIKEVPVVDNTKVEELENHNHELEDEIIELKKRVEEFEHKYNEVETESKNRFRELEESQAKISGLQETIERLDANLSNMESENQVLRQQALVASTNEELSEETELLKSKIKELESENEILRNRKVVVEQITTPMSTPEKLLPQLQHLDNGHETKDDFETPHVEQEKIKELDNGMLSPLTKQKSLTDRQQENHDVLIKCLLEDKRFDKTRPVSACIVYKTLVQWRSFEAEKTHIFDRIIHTIRASIEDNIKDLAYWLSTTSTLLFLLQSTIKASGSPYKSPHRNRASPSTLFGRMTQGFRTSPVGMGISSGYSGMEGKPNTQSKIEAKYPALLFKQHLTACVEKLYGMIRDSLKKEISPFLNSCIQAPRSTRVRPTRGASRNILSNIVAKQQASMIHWQSIVNSLDNTLGILSENYVPSIITRKIFSQVFSFIDVQFFNSLLLRRECCSFSNGEYVKSGLHELEQWCKKATDQFTGSSWDELQHIRQAVALLVSHQKTQKSMEEITNELCPALSVPQIYRIGTMFWDDKYGTQGLSKEVIGKMRALMAEDSVSMPNNSFLLDVDSSIPFSLEEISQSFLDVDLSDIDPPPLLRQRSDFHFLLQQID, encoded by the exons ATG GGAACTCCGGTGAATATTATCGTCGGATCACATGTTTGGGTAGAGGATCCGGAACTTGCATGGATCGATGGGGAGGTTATCGATATCAAAGGCAAAGATGCCACAATTGTTACCACAAATGGAAAAACT ATAAAAGCGGATATATCAAACATATATCCAAAAGACACGGAAGCACCAGCAGCTGGAGTTGACGACATGACTAAATTAGCATATCTTCATGAACCAGGAGTACTTTACAACCTTGCTACGCGATTTGGCCTCAATGAGATATAC ACTTACACGGGGAACATTCTAATAGCAGTAAACCCTTTCCGGAGGCTGCCACATTTGTATGATGTACACATGATGCAACAATATAAAGGGGCCGCTTTTGGTGAGTTAAGCCCACATCTTTTCGCCATTGCAGATGACTGCTACAG GGCGATGATTAACGAACACGGAAGTCAGTCAATCTTGGTGAGTGGAGAAAGTGGAGCAGGTAAAACCGAGACGACGAAAATGCTTATGAGATATCTTGCGTTCATGGGAGGTCGATCAGGTACAGAAGGAAGAACAGTTGAACAACAAGTTCTAGAG TCAAATCCAGTTCTGGAAGCCTTTGGGAatgcgaaaacggtgaagaacaACAATTCCAG TCGTTTTGGTAAATTTGTAGAGATCCAATTCGATAAGCAAGGGAAGATATCTGGAGCTGCGGTTAGAACTTACCTTCTAGAAAGATCACGAGTTTGCCAAGTGTCGGATCCTGAGAGGAACTACCATTGTTTTTACATGCTCTGTGCAGCACCCCCTGAG GATGTCAAGAGGTTTAAGTTAGGAGACCCGAGAACGTTTCATTATTTGAATCAGACTAATTGCTATGAAGTAGCGAATATAGACGATGGAAGAGAGTATTTGGAAACACGAAATGCTATGGATGTTGTCGGAATCAACCAGGATGAGCAG GATGCAATATTCCGTGTTGTAGCTGCGATTCTTCATCTCGGAAACGTTGACTTCATCAAGGGAAAGGAGTTTGATTCTTCCAAAGTGAAAGACGAAAAATCGCTCTATCATCTTCGTACAGCAGCCGAGCTACTCAT GTGTGATGCGAAAGCACTTGAACAATCATTATGTGAGCGTGTTATCGTAACTCCAGACGGAAATATTACAAAACCACTGGATCCAGCCGCTGCAGTCTTGAGTCGTGATGCATTGGCAAAAACAGTTTATTCCAGACTCTTTGATTG GATCGTGGACAAGATAAACAACTCAATTGGTCAAGATCCTGATGCAAAAAGCATAATTGGAGTTCTTGATATCTACGGCTTCGAAAGCTTCAAGGTTAACAG CTTTGAGCAGCTATGCATTAACCTAACAAATGAAAAGCTACAACAACATTTTAATCAG CATGTGTTCAAGATGGAGCAAGAAGAATATACCAAGGAGGAAATCAACTGGAGCTACGTAGAATTTGTAGATAATCAAGATGTTTTAGACCTAATTGAAAAG AAACCCGGGGGTATCATTGCTCTTCTTGATGAAGCATG TATGTTTCCGAAGTCAACACACGAGACATTCGCTCAGAAGATGTACCAGACGTATAAATCACACAAACGGTTTAGCAAGCCGAAACTTTCTAGAACGAACTTCACGATCAATCATTATGCAGGAGAT GTTACGTACCAAGCTGACCAATTCTTGGACAAGAACAAGGATTACGTTGTAGCGGAATTTCAAGCGTTGTTAAACAACTCGAAATGCTCGTTTGTAGCAAATCTTTTCCCGCCACTGGAGGATTCATCTAAGCAGTCAAAGTTCTCATCCATCGGTACTCGTTTTAAG CAACAACTACAATCTCTAATGGAAACTTTAAGCACAACAGAGCCACATTATATTAGATGCGTAAAGCCTAATACTGTTTTGAAGCCGGGAATATTCGAAAACGACAATGTTTTGAATCAATTACGATGTGGA gGTGTGCTAGAGGCAATTAGGATTAGTTGTGCTGGATATCCAACAAAACGAGCTTTCGATGAATTTCTCGAACGGTTTGGAATGTTGGCTCCCGATGTTCTagatgg GTCTGATGAGAAGTCAGCATGCGTAGCGATTTGCGATAGATTTGGACTAAAGGGTTATCAG ATAGGGAAAACGAAGGTTTTCCTTAGGGCGGGACAGATGGCGGAGTTAGACACAAGGAGAGCCGAGGTTCTAGCAACGGCTGCGAGAAGAATTCAACGGCAAATCCGAACGTATCTCACACGTAAAGAATTTATCATCCTTCGAAAGTCAACGATCAATATGCAAAAGAACTGGAGAG CAAGACTTGCACGTAAGCTGTATGATTACTTAAGGAAGGAAGCTGCGTCTATACGTATACAGAAACATACACGTGGAGGTGCGGCAAGAACATCGTACAAACTTTTACAAAAATCTGCGATAGCTATTCAAACTGGGCTTAGAGCAATGGCTGCGAGAGATGAGTTCAGACGAAGAAGAAGAAACAAAGCTGCGACTATACTTCAG ACTGAATGGAGGAGATATCATGCTTGTTCGGAGTATAAGAATAAGAAGAAAGCAACTCTTACGCTTCAATGTCTGTGGAGATCAAAGGTAGCGAGGAAAGAATTACGGATGTTAAAGATG GCTGCACGAGATGCAGGGGCCCTTAGAGAAGCTAAGGACAAGCTGGAGAAGCGCGTTGAGGAGCTAACATGGAGACTAGACTTTGAAAAGCATTTGAGG GTGGATCTTGAAGAAGCGAAGGGGCAAGAAATCACAAAGTTGCAGAATGCTTTGCAAGAAATGCAAGAAAAATTGGAAGAAGCGCACAATCAAATCATTCATGAGAAAGAAGCAGCGAAAATCGCTATTGAACAAGCTCCACCGGTAATCAAAGAAGTGCCGGTTGTTGATAATACTAAAGTGGAGGAATTGGAAAATCATAATCATGAATTGGAG GATGAAATTATAGAACTGAAGAAGAGAGTTGAGGAGTTTGAACACAAGTACAATGAAGTTGAAACCGAGAGCAAAAATAGATTTCGAGAGTTAGAAGAATCACAAGCTAAAATCTCGGGACTTCAAGAGACCATTGAAAG GTTAGATGCAAACTTGTCCAACATGGAATCGGAAAATCAGGTTTTGCGCCAACAAGCGTTGGTTGCTTCAACTAACGAGGAACTCAGTGAAGAAACTGAACT ACTCAAAAGCAAGATCAAAGAATTAGAGTCGGAGAATGAAATACTACGCAACCGAAAAGTAGTTGTGGAGCAAATAACCACCCCAATGAGCACACCTGAAAAGTTATTACCACAACTTCAG CATTTGGATAATGGTCATGAAACAAAGGATGATTTTGAAACACCACATGTGGAGCAAGAAAAGATAAAG GAGTTGGACAACGGTATGTTGTCACCTCTAACAAAACAAAAATCACTAACTGACAGACAACAG GAAAATCATGATGTTTTGATCAAATGTCTGCTGGAAGATAAGCGTTTCGACAAAACCAGACCTGTTTCCGCATGTATCGTGTACAAAACGTTAGTTCAGTGGAGATCTTTTGAGGCAGAGAAGACACATATATTTGATAGAATTATTCACACGATTCGAGCTTCTATAGAG GATAACATCAAAGATTTGGCGTATTGGTTATCGACAACTTCAACTCTTTTGTTCCTACTACAAAGTACAATAAAAGCAAGCGGTTCACCGTATAAATCTCCACACCGTAACCGCGCTTCACCCAGTACATTGTTTGGTCGAATGACACAA GGTTTCCGTACATCGCCTGTCGGAATGGGCATCTCTAGCGGGTATAGCGGAATGGAAGGAAAGCCAAACACACAATCGAAAATAGAGGCCAAGTATCCCGCGCTTTTGTTCAAGCAACATCTAACTGCTTGTGTGGAAAAACTGTACGGAATGATACGTGACAGCTTGAAGAAAGAAATAAGTCCATTCCTAAATTCATGTATTCAg GCACCGAGATCAACACGAGTGAGACCAACAAGAGGGGCATCGAGGAATATTCTTTCGAACATTGTGGCGAAACAACAGGCATCAATGATACACTGGCAAAGCATTGTCAACAGTTTGGATAACACTTTGGGAATTTTGTCTGAAAATTAT GTCCCTTCGATTATCACAAGGAAAATTTTCAGTCAGGTTTTCTCGTTCATAGATGTCCAGTTCTTTAATAG CTTACTGCTTCGTCGTGAATGCTGCTCGTTTAGTAATGGAGAATATGTTAAGTCTGGTTTGCATGAACTTGAACAGTGGTGCAAGAAAGCAACCGATCAG TTTACTGGATCATCATGGGATGAGTTACAACACATAAGACAGGCTGTTGCATTActg GTATCACACCAGAAAACTCAAAAGTCCATGGAGGAGATCACAAACGAACTCTGCCCG GCACTCAGTGTTCCACAAATATATCGTATCGGAACTATGTTTTGGGATGATAAATATGGAACCCAAGGGTTATCTAAAGAG GTAATCGGCAAGATGAGAGCGCTAATGGCAGAAGATTCAGTTAGCATGCCCAACAATTCTTTCTTGCTTGATGTGGATTCAAG CATACCATTCTCCTTGGAAGAAATATCTCAATCTTTCCTTGACGTCGATTTATCCGATATCGATCCACCACCGCTCCTGCGCCAGAGATCGGATTTCCATTTCCTGCTGCAGCAAATAGATTGA